One part of the Arachidicoccus terrestris genome encodes these proteins:
- a CDS encoding SusC/RagA family TonB-linked outer membrane protein, whose amino-acid sequence MKKSTQVVLRAVYLFIAGLLLWGNAFAQTQEVSGVVKSSEGAPLAGVVVAVKDGQQKVLSQDNGSFHIKATNGDVLTFSYIGFADAEQTVTGPTMEVTMTANEAASAGSDVVVTALGIKRESKSLGYGVQEIKGAELADRHEPNVTNTLSGKVAGLQVIKSSNGPAGSTKIVLRGYNSLTGDNQPLIVVDGIPIDNYAGVPRGGTNDFWNPSLDMGNGLSDINADDIASVSVLKGPAAAALYGSRAGNGVILITTKTGKKQNGLGITVSSNFGMENVFTQPDMQSTYGQGENGVYDKTSGSSWGPEIKGQSYEKWDGTTGAMQAYDNVKSFFNTGFNNSTNVSFSQLYNKTSIYTSFNRLYDKSMLPGSKYERTNLTSRAVSKFGKDDRWTLDTKVQYSKSTASNRPSGGVNAGNAFAVMYQLPRSLDIRDFSAATDPYGNMIWYEPASSAVNPYWGALYNLNSDTRDRFLLNGSLKYQFNDWLNAEIKGGADIYNTATEAKAYAGGPITNQYSQGKNSFTETNYSFLVNAQKDNIFGKFGGLVNVGGNLMDRTVSSLSSGSGELVVPDLFLLNNGKNSPTVSQSYSHQKINSLYGTIQVNYDGYIFLDGTFRNDWSSTLSKDNRSYFYPSLSLSYVFTDMIRKTGGSVPSWFTYGKLRASVAEVGNSLQPYQLYNTYSIGKDPNGNTTASTGSTFYNSDVRSELIKSTEIGTELRFLQSRIGLDVSWYKTNATRQLLAIPQDALSGYSSKMINAGNIQNEGIEVILNTSILNKPESLNWNMTVNFSKNNNKIISLTEGNPSYGLGGYDALSIVAETGKNYGEIYGTAFQRVEDPNSKYYGELLLDGTGLPKGTSDKRDLGNQQADYLLGITNQFSFGGFNLSFLVDGRFGGKIFSATYAAMEAAGTAGITGSRGKMVVDGVVEDGKGGYTKNTAEITTEQYWTAIQSGNIGIVEANLYDATNIRLRNVQLSYNLPHRWLERSPIQRASVGLSCNNVWMISSHMHGIDPESVYATGTNAVGFESSAPPTTRSIMFNLSLSF is encoded by the coding sequence ATGAAAAAATCGACACAAGTTGTTCTAAGGGCTGTATATCTTTTTATTGCAGGCCTTCTCCTTTGGGGCAACGCCTTTGCCCAAACCCAGGAAGTTTCCGGGGTGGTCAAATCTAGTGAAGGGGCGCCTCTTGCAGGGGTGGTCGTTGCCGTTAAAGATGGTCAGCAAAAGGTGCTGTCGCAGGATAACGGATCCTTCCATATTAAGGCAACCAATGGTGATGTCTTAACATTTTCCTATATCGGCTTCGCAGATGCTGAGCAAACGGTAACGGGGCCAACAATGGAAGTTACCATGACAGCAAATGAAGCGGCCTCAGCAGGCAGTGATGTAGTAGTGACGGCATTGGGTATTAAAAGAGAAAGTAAATCTCTTGGATATGGCGTGCAGGAAATTAAAGGCGCCGAGTTGGCGGATCGTCATGAACCCAACGTGACTAATACCCTCTCTGGAAAGGTTGCCGGGTTACAAGTGATCAAGTCCAGTAACGGGCCGGCGGGATCTACCAAGATTGTATTAAGAGGATACAATTCTCTTACCGGAGATAACCAACCGCTGATCGTTGTGGATGGTATTCCAATTGATAACTATGCCGGTGTTCCACGTGGTGGAACCAACGATTTCTGGAATCCGTCTCTGGATATGGGTAATGGTCTCTCTGACATCAATGCTGATGATATTGCCAGTGTGAGCGTGCTCAAGGGGCCGGCTGCAGCTGCGCTATATGGTTCCCGGGCTGGTAACGGTGTTATACTGATAACAACCAAGACGGGAAAAAAGCAGAACGGCCTTGGCATCACCGTTTCGTCCAATTTTGGAATGGAAAACGTGTTTACCCAGCCTGATATGCAAAGTACCTATGGCCAGGGAGAAAACGGCGTTTATGACAAAACGTCGGGCTCCAGCTGGGGACCGGAGATAAAAGGTCAATCGTATGAAAAGTGGGATGGTACAACGGGGGCAATGCAGGCTTATGATAACGTGAAGAGTTTCTTTAACACAGGGTTTAATAATAGCACAAATGTTTCCTTCTCCCAGTTGTATAATAAAACTTCTATATACACCTCTTTTAACAGGTTATATGACAAGAGTATGTTGCCAGGCTCTAAATATGAGCGGACTAACTTGACTTCCAGAGCGGTCAGCAAGTTTGGCAAAGATGACCGCTGGACCCTGGATACCAAAGTTCAGTATAGCAAGTCAACTGCCAGTAACCGTCCCAGCGGTGGCGTCAATGCCGGTAATGCGTTCGCTGTGATGTATCAGCTGCCGCGCAGTCTGGATATCCGGGATTTCTCAGCAGCTACTGACCCTTATGGTAATATGATCTGGTATGAGCCGGCATCCTCCGCGGTTAACCCTTATTGGGGGGCATTGTACAATCTGAACAGCGATACGAGAGACCGTTTTTTACTGAACGGGTCTTTAAAATACCAGTTTAATGACTGGCTGAACGCAGAGATTAAAGGTGGTGCAGACATATACAATACCGCGACCGAAGCAAAAGCATATGCCGGAGGTCCGATCACTAACCAATATAGCCAGGGCAAAAATTCTTTTACAGAAACAAACTATAGCTTTCTGGTCAATGCCCAGAAAGATAACATCTTTGGTAAATTCGGGGGATTGGTAAATGTTGGCGGTAACCTGATGGACCGTACGGTCTCTTCTTTGAGCTCGGGATCGGGAGAGTTGGTCGTGCCCGACTTGTTCTTATTGAACAATGGTAAAAACAGCCCGACCGTAAGTCAGTCTTACAGCCATCAGAAAATTAATTCTCTTTACGGAACGATACAGGTGAACTATGACGGTTACATCTTCCTGGATGGAACTTTCAGAAATGACTGGTCCTCTACCCTCAGCAAGGACAACAGGTCATATTTTTATCCATCTCTTAGCTTATCCTATGTCTTTACAGATATGATACGCAAGACAGGAGGTTCTGTTCCTTCCTGGTTTACCTATGGCAAATTGCGCGCTTCCGTTGCTGAAGTGGGTAATAGCCTTCAGCCATATCAGTTATATAATACTTATAGCATCGGAAAGGACCCTAATGGTAATACAACAGCCAGTACAGGAAGCACATTCTATAATTCAGATGTACGCAGTGAGTTAATTAAGTCTACAGAAATCGGTACGGAGCTCAGGTTTCTTCAAAGCAGGATAGGACTGGATGTTTCTTGGTACAAAACGAACGCTACCAGGCAGCTGTTGGCTATTCCGCAGGATGCACTAAGTGGCTATTCCAGCAAAATGATCAATGCAGGAAATATTCAGAACGAGGGTATTGAAGTAATATTAAATACCAGTATCTTGAACAAGCCAGAATCACTGAACTGGAATATGACAGTGAATTTCTCCAAGAACAATAATAAAATTATTTCTCTGACTGAAGGAAACCCTTCTTATGGTCTAGGCGGTTATGATGCCCTTTCTATTGTGGCTGAAACCGGCAAGAATTATGGAGAAATTTATGGAACAGCCTTTCAGCGTGTAGAAGATCCAAATAGTAAATATTATGGTGAATTACTTTTAGATGGAACCGGTTTGCCAAAGGGTACCTCCGACAAACGCGATCTTGGCAATCAGCAAGCAGACTATCTGTTGGGTATCACCAATCAGTTTTCTTTCGGGGGATTTAACTTGTCTTTCTTGGTAGATGGCCGTTTTGGCGGAAAAATCTTTTCTGCAACCTATGCTGCAATGGAAGCGGCGGGCACTGCCGGGATTACCGGCAGCCGAGGCAAAATGGTGGTTGATGGGGTTGTAGAAGATGGCAAAGGCGGATATACAAAAAATACGGCAGAAATTACGACAGAGCAATATTGGACAGCTATCCAAAGCGGCAATATCGGCATTGTCGAGGCCAATCTGTATGATGCAACCAATATCAGGCTTCGTAATGTACAGCTGAGTTATAACCTCCCTCATAGATGGTTGGAAAGGTCCCCGATTCAGAGAGCTAGCGTAGGATTGTCCTGCAATAATGTCTGGATGATTTCCAGTCATATGCATGGCATTGATCCGGAATCGGTTTATGCGACCGGGACAAATGCAGTGGGCTTTGAAAGTTCTGCTCCTCCGACAACAAGATCTATCATGTTCAACCTTAGCCTGAGCTTCTAA
- the tgt gene encoding tRNA guanosine(34) transglycosylase Tgt — protein sequence MGTLRYKLEKTDSASKARAGVITTDHGQILTPIFMPVGTVGSVKAVNQQELEDIVRAQIILGNTYHLYLRPGTEILEKAGGLHRFNGWDHPILTDSGGYQVFSLAGTRKIKEEGVIFQSHIDGSRHLFSPEKVMDIQRSIGADIIMAFDECPPAGCEYAYALKSMELTHRWLDRCIHRLAETPDKYGYTQNLFPIVQGSTYKDLRTASAEYIASKEAAGNAIGGLSVGEPEEELYAFTDLCCNILPADKPRYLMGVGTPWNILEGISLGVDMFDCVMPTRNGRNGMLFTTEGVINIKNKKWEDDFSPIDDGFPCITSNYYSKAYLRHLFVSKELLAGQLASLQNLSFYLWLVGQAREYIIQGDFTPWKEQMIPRLKTRL from the coding sequence ATGGGCACTTTGCGATACAAGCTGGAAAAAACGGACAGCGCCTCCAAAGCAAGAGCGGGCGTAATTACTACTGATCATGGTCAGATACTGACCCCAATTTTCATGCCTGTGGGTACCGTTGGCAGCGTTAAAGCCGTTAACCAACAGGAACTCGAAGATATTGTGCGGGCACAGATTATACTTGGTAACACTTATCATTTATATCTTAGGCCTGGTACCGAAATCCTGGAAAAAGCCGGAGGACTCCACCGGTTTAACGGCTGGGATCACCCCATTTTGACAGATAGTGGTGGCTATCAGGTCTTTTCATTAGCAGGCACGCGTAAGATCAAGGAAGAAGGCGTCATCTTCCAATCACATATTGATGGCAGCCGTCATCTGTTTTCGCCCGAAAAAGTAATGGATATCCAGCGTAGTATTGGGGCTGATATAATTATGGCCTTTGACGAATGTCCTCCTGCGGGTTGCGAATACGCCTATGCCTTAAAAAGTATGGAACTGACGCACAGATGGCTGGACCGCTGTATCCACAGGTTGGCAGAAACCCCTGATAAATACGGTTACACGCAGAATCTGTTCCCTATTGTTCAGGGTAGTACCTATAAAGATCTAAGAACGGCTTCAGCAGAATACATTGCCTCCAAGGAGGCGGCCGGAAATGCCATCGGCGGCCTCTCCGTCGGGGAGCCAGAAGAAGAACTGTACGCATTTACCGACCTGTGCTGTAATATATTACCGGCAGACAAACCTCGTTACCTGATGGGGGTAGGTACACCCTGGAATATTCTGGAAGGCATTTCTTTAGGAGTCGATATGTTTGATTGTGTCATGCCCACCAGAAATGGCCGCAATGGAATGTTGTTTACAACGGAAGGAGTTATTAATATAAAAAATAAAAAATGGGAAGATGATTTTTCACCCATTGACGACGGATTTCCTTGTATAACAAGCAATTACTACAGCAAAGCCTATTTAAGACATTTATTTGTTTCTAAAGAACTACTGGCCGGCCAGCTGGCCAGCCTCCAGAACCTGTCCTTTTATCTGTGGTTAGTCGGACAGGCCCGTGAATATATTATTCAGGGAGATTTCACCCCCTGGAAAGAGCAAATGATCCCGCGGCTAAAAACCAGGCTATAG
- a CDS encoding SusD/RagB family nutrient-binding outer membrane lipoprotein encodes MKTIIKRTFKYACWLAATSLTLASCSKFDEVNTDPTAANEDQVQVEYLINNAILGAQMNPEVAERSFVLYWEPAGRQVSDFDAGAINVANYSDDWTSNYWGYQAGWQTKINKAVDIARSRIESKQNIKEYTNNLLQVARIWRVYLMSELTDNFGPIPIDGFKGTNPEYASVKDVYYFMLDELKDATENLDESITVPDEVAKEDPAFAYNFTKWKKYGNSMRLRLAMRLSEVDPAKAKAAFEEAAKSMDDLITDNSDNFAVQEKDGWSDLSGVMSRSWDVQPLSVTYRNLAVGLGGVKSADQLDSKFDSYIKPADDLGQRYFDFFPLKNNDPNAGYWLDGLPNKIDPRAYVIYCIPGDTLNSGFPDQNGDYDKNPVRKLYKKVGDDLQTVKTVNAKYTFNARIDGDWGDKDQLNELVNYGGTMPRLNMRFRTSTEKRVFFGAWETYFLLAEASARNWNVPLSGKQAYEDGVAASFKFWGIEKYLGTYLASTDYNNNGTSVNWDNTTEPPATHPMKFTDGITGASGTVQIKYPDNALYKAGKKNDHLSKIITQKFLAQVPWVPLENWSDHRRLGLPFFENPTVEQAITTLPGLTDGTYSKSSIKFLPQRLKYPSGLQNQNANGYQQAVSLLGGAGDAILTPLWWAQQQ; translated from the coding sequence ATGAAAACGATAATAAAACGAACTTTTAAATATGCATGTTGGCTAGCAGCGACTTCGCTGACGCTTGCCTCCTGTTCTAAATTTGATGAGGTAAACACAGATCCTACTGCCGCCAATGAGGACCAGGTACAGGTGGAATATCTGATTAATAACGCTATCTTGGGTGCACAGATGAATCCGGAAGTGGCGGAACGGTCCTTTGTTTTATACTGGGAGCCTGCAGGCCGGCAGGTCTCAGATTTTGATGCGGGCGCTATCAATGTTGCCAATTACAGTGATGACTGGACTTCCAATTATTGGGGCTACCAAGCTGGTTGGCAAACGAAGATCAACAAGGCAGTTGACATTGCCCGTAGCAGAATAGAATCAAAGCAAAATATAAAAGAATATACCAATAACCTTTTACAGGTGGCGAGGATCTGGCGTGTTTATCTTATGAGTGAATTAACGGATAACTTTGGTCCCATCCCAATTGATGGGTTTAAAGGAACCAATCCTGAATATGCAAGTGTAAAGGATGTCTATTATTTTATGCTGGACGAGTTAAAAGATGCTACTGAAAACCTCGATGAGTCTATAACGGTCCCCGATGAGGTGGCTAAAGAAGATCCTGCATTTGCCTATAACTTTACCAAATGGAAAAAATACGGGAACTCAATGCGGCTCAGGCTTGCTATGCGCTTATCTGAAGTGGATCCTGCTAAGGCAAAAGCTGCATTTGAAGAAGCAGCCAAATCAATGGACGATCTGATTACCGATAACAGTGATAATTTTGCTGTTCAGGAAAAAGACGGTTGGTCAGACCTTTCGGGCGTGATGAGCCGATCCTGGGATGTACAACCCTTGTCTGTGACGTATAGAAACCTGGCGGTTGGTTTAGGGGGGGTTAAATCTGCGGATCAACTGGATTCTAAATTTGACAGCTATATTAAACCCGCAGATGATTTAGGCCAGCGATATTTTGATTTCTTCCCATTGAAGAACAATGATCCAAATGCGGGGTATTGGCTAGATGGCTTACCTAATAAAATTGACCCCAGAGCCTATGTTATTTATTGTATTCCAGGGGACACGCTTAATAGTGGTTTCCCGGATCAAAACGGTGATTATGACAAGAACCCGGTAAGGAAGCTCTACAAAAAAGTAGGCGATGATCTCCAGACCGTAAAAACAGTAAATGCAAAATACACATTCAATGCACGCATCGATGGGGATTGGGGCGACAAGGACCAGTTAAATGAACTGGTGAATTATGGAGGAACGATGCCCCGGTTAAATATGCGTTTTAGAACGAGTACCGAAAAACGTGTTTTCTTTGGTGCCTGGGAGACCTATTTCCTACTGGCCGAAGCCAGTGCTCGCAATTGGAATGTCCCGCTTTCCGGTAAGCAGGCCTATGAGGATGGCGTTGCTGCAAGTTTCAAATTTTGGGGTATTGAAAAATATCTTGGCACATATCTGGCCTCCACTGATTATAATAATAATGGAACTTCTGTTAACTGGGATAATACAACAGAGCCCCCCGCTACGCATCCGATGAAATTTACCGATGGAATAACCGGCGCTTCAGGTACTGTGCAGATTAAGTATCCTGATAATGCACTGTATAAAGCGGGCAAAAAGAATGATCACCTCAGCAAAATAATTACCCAGAAATTCCTCGCACAGGTACCCTGGGTGCCCTTGGAAAACTGGAGCGATCACCGCCGGCTCGGGCTGCCTTTCTTTGAAAACCCAACGGTTGAACAGGCGATCACTACGCTGCCTGGTCTGACAGACGGGACTTACTCAAAATCCAGCATTAAATTTCTGCCACAGCGATTAAAATATCCTTCAGGTCTGCAAAACCAAAACGCCAATGGCTATCAGCAAGCAGTAAGCCTGTTAGGTGGTGCAGGTGATGCGATACTGACCCCATTATGGTGGGCTCAACAACAATAG
- a CDS encoding Spy/CpxP family protein refolding chaperone translates to MKKILLFTFGLFLFAAASQAQSADTSATPRHHMEHRRGGGMMGPGGALAKKLNLTADQQTKLKAINEDFRKQGDAIKNNSALSDDQKKAAFRDLFKKNREARNAIYTDEQKEIIKKTMQERRQQRGNRRGNRPQMNKAQE, encoded by the coding sequence ATGAAAAAAATACTCTTATTCACATTCGGGCTGTTTTTATTTGCAGCCGCATCCCAGGCACAATCAGCAGATACCTCTGCTACACCCCGGCACCACATGGAACACCGCCGTGGCGGCGGGATGATGGGACCGGGAGGCGCTCTCGCTAAAAAGCTGAACCTTACGGCTGATCAACAGACGAAACTTAAGGCAATCAATGAAGACTTCAGAAAGCAAGGAGACGCTATAAAAAATAATAGTGCACTCTCTGATGATCAAAAGAAAGCCGCATTCCGTGATCTGTTCAAAAAGAACCGGGAGGCGCGTAATGCTATTTACACAGATGAACAAAAAGAAATCATCAAAAAAACAATGCAGGAGCGCCGTCAACAAAGGGGCAACAGAAGAGGCAATCGCCCCCAAATGAACAAAGCACAGGAATAA